A segment of the Methanothermococcus thermolithotrophicus DSM 2095 genome:
ATACAATAAGTATGTATGAATATTAGAGTATGTAAGAATAAATATTTAGGGTGATTACTAATGGTTTCAAAACCTCATGGTGGAAAGTTAGTCAATAGGGTAGCTACAGAAAAAACAAAAGAGAAGATTTTGGAAGAACAGAATGAATTTTCAAAAGTTCAAATTAGAGAAGGGACTGCAATAGATTTGGAGAATATAGCACATGGAGTTTATTCACCACTAACAGGTTTCTTAAGAAAGGATGAATTCCAGTCAGTACTGGACAATATGAGACTACCTAATGAGTTACCTTGGAGTATTCCAATAGTTTTGGATGTAACTGAAAAAGAAAAGAACTTTGGAGAAGGGGATGTCATTTTACTCTATTACAATGATACCCCAATAGCAAAGATGCAGGTTGATGAGATTTACACGTACGATAAAAAAGAATTTGCAAAAAAAGTTTTCAAAACAGATGAAGAAGCCCATCCTGGTGTAGCTAAAACTTATGCATTAGGAGAATATTTGGTTGGCGGTGAAATTGAGCTTTTAAATGAGGTACCCAATCCGTTTAAAAGCCACACGTTAAGACCTGTCGAAACAAGGGCGTTATTTAAAGAGAAAGGTTGGGAAACTATTGTAGCATTCCAAACAAGAAACGTTCCTCATTTAGGACACGAGTATCTACAAAAGTTGGCACTAACCTTTGTTGACGGAGTTTTTGTAAACCCTGTTATTGGAAAGAAAAAGAAAGGGGATTACAAAGACGAGGTAATTTTAAAAGCCTATGAAACCCTGTTCGAGCACTACTATCCAAAAGATACAGACATTCTGGCAACAGTAAGATATGAGATGCGTTATGCTGGACCAAGGGAAGCAATACATCATGCAATAATGAGGAAAAACTTTGGATGTACTCATTTCATTGTTGGAAGGGATCATGCTGGAGTTGGGGATTACTACGGACCATATGAAGCTCAAGAAATATTCCAAAACTTCCCAGACTTAGAAATTTCTCCAATATTCTTCAGGGAGTTCTATTACTGTAAAAAATGTAATGCAATAGTTCATGATAGAATCTGCCCACACACGTCAGAATACAGGGAACACTTTAGCGGAACAAAAATTAGAAACATGATTGTTAATGGAGAACTACCTCCTGAGTACTTCATGAGAAAAGAAGTCTATGAAACAATAAGAAGCTTTGAAAACCCATTTGTGGATGAGTAATATGTTAGTGATACACCATTGGGATACGGACGGAATAACCTCAGCGGCTTTAACTATTAAGGCCTTAGGGCTAGATGATTTCATCAATATTGTGCCCCCTATCGGGGAATTTAGATTTGATGGAAGGGTAAAAAAACACATCGAAGAAGCAGAAAAGGTTTATATTTTAGACTTGAATCTCCCGCAAGAAGTGGAGGATGTAGAAAAAGATACTGTATTCATCGACCACCATCTGCAAAAAAAGATTAAAAATCCAAAAGTTAGGCAAGTAAATCCAATCTTAGAAAGGATGAACGGGAAGGAGTTCCCTTCAGCATCATTTGTGGTTTCTAACCACTTTTCACTGTGGAACTCCTGGAGCTCCCTTGGAGCAGTTGGGGATATTGGAAACAAAGCCTTTGAAATCCCCAAAACTTTAGAACTTTTAAAAACCGAAGGTTTAACAAAAAACGAAGCACTAAAACTTGTTCAGTTGATAGATTCAAATTATATAACAATGGACAGAAGTGCTGCGGAAAAAGCCGTTGAATTGGTTTTAAATCGACCACTTAAAGAACTTTTGGAGTATGAACCCTGGATTAAAAATCTCGAAGAGATAGAAAG
Coding sequences within it:
- a CDS encoding DHH family phosphoesterase codes for the protein MLVIHHWDTDGITSAALTIKALGLDDFINIVPPIGEFRFDGRVKKHIEEAEKVYILDLNLPQEVEDVEKDTVFIDHHLQKKIKNPKVRQVNPILERMNGKEFPSASFVVSNHFSLWNSWSSLGAVGDIGNKAFEIPKTLELLKTEGLTKNEALKLVQLIDSNYITMDRSAAEKAVELVLNRPLKELLEYEPWIKNLEEIERTIKDVLSGIEVKNDIAFIEYSSPFNIISKIARKAVWEMGYNGAVVLNRSFHEKAQLYFRISPDLKEKIDMEGIIQILKNRGFNAGGKSEVLGIIFEKNRIDEVLGIINGYLASL
- the sat gene encoding sulfate adenylyltransferase, encoding MVSKPHGGKLVNRVATEKTKEKILEEQNEFSKVQIREGTAIDLENIAHGVYSPLTGFLRKDEFQSVLDNMRLPNELPWSIPIVLDVTEKEKNFGEGDVILLYYNDTPIAKMQVDEIYTYDKKEFAKKVFKTDEEAHPGVAKTYALGEYLVGGEIELLNEVPNPFKSHTLRPVETRALFKEKGWETIVAFQTRNVPHLGHEYLQKLALTFVDGVFVNPVIGKKKKGDYKDEVILKAYETLFEHYYPKDTDILATVRYEMRYAGPREAIHHAIMRKNFGCTHFIVGRDHAGVGDYYGPYEAQEIFQNFPDLEISPIFFREFYYCKKCNAIVHDRICPHTSEYREHFSGTKIRNMIVNGELPPEYFMRKEVYETIRSFENPFVDE